In Pseudomonas sp. MYb327, one DNA window encodes the following:
- a CDS encoding TolC family protein: protein MRNADIRLLSTAMTGALLLCACSGLELKPSTDEENRQRIIADQSRMYSGQEPVTAPITFYDAAARALKYNLDYRLKLMESALASDLRDVSSHEMLPKLVASAGYAGRNNDSGGTSIGIEDRQVSLRPSTSEERYREIYGLGLSWSLLDFGVAYYRTQQKSDQILMAEERRRKVAQNVLQDVRNAYWRALGAQRLMPEVDKLLMRTHTALTSAREAETRGLLPRQEILAYQRALLDSVYLLTVRRQDLEFAQAELSALMSLPPGSKMVLADVPDPPLPEVGQSMAQLEQLSLEHRPEIMEEWYRKRVNQKDLDIAKAQLWPNVSVDFGYRYDSNKYLYNNDWNATGLQVSMNLLRLLQLPSLNAAQKSQSETDDTRRVALSMAILTQVRVGTLRYQLARQEVEFTEDSLRVDRSLLDYAQAAKTGALGSELEVIRSEGRYLLSRYQREAAFSSAQAAWGRLYNSVGLDVLPEEISKNDIKTLSREIQRTLNEQEQRRLLITQQGTPNAQNRP from the coding sequence ATGCGTAATGCGGATATCAGACTTCTAAGTACGGCCATGACAGGAGCGCTGTTGCTTTGCGCCTGCTCTGGATTGGAGCTTAAACCTTCCACCGACGAGGAAAACCGACAACGCATTATCGCCGATCAATCGCGCATGTATTCTGGGCAGGAACCGGTGACAGCGCCGATTACGTTCTACGACGCGGCCGCCCGAGCGCTCAAATACAACCTCGATTATCGGCTGAAGCTGATGGAGAGCGCGCTGGCGTCAGATCTGCGCGACGTCTCCAGCCATGAAATGCTGCCGAAACTGGTGGCCTCGGCAGGTTATGCTGGGCGGAACAATGATTCCGGCGGAACCTCGATCGGCATCGAAGACCGCCAGGTCAGCTTGCGCCCGTCGACTTCCGAGGAACGTTACCGCGAAATCTACGGTTTGGGTTTGAGTTGGAGTCTGCTCGATTTCGGCGTCGCCTATTACCGCACGCAACAGAAGTCCGACCAGATTCTAATGGCCGAAGAGCGTCGCCGCAAAGTTGCGCAAAACGTCCTGCAGGATGTGCGCAACGCATACTGGCGGGCACTCGGCGCGCAACGATTGATGCCGGAAGTCGACAAGCTGCTGATGCGCACCCACACCGCGCTGACCTCGGCTCGTGAAGCGGAAACCCGTGGACTGTTGCCACGTCAAGAGATCCTCGCTTACCAGCGCGCCCTTCTCGACTCTGTCTATTTGCTAACGGTGCGCCGCCAGGATCTGGAGTTCGCTCAGGCCGAGCTGTCGGCGCTGATGTCGCTGCCGCCAGGATCGAAAATGGTATTGGCCGACGTTCCTGATCCACCGCTGCCCGAAGTTGGACAGAGCATGGCACAGCTTGAGCAATTGTCGCTTGAGCACCGCCCGGAAATCATGGAAGAGTGGTACCGCAAACGGGTCAACCAGAAAGACCTGGACATCGCCAAGGCGCAATTGTGGCCCAACGTCAGTGTCGACTTCGGTTACCGCTACGATTCCAACAAATACCTCTACAATAACGACTGGAACGCCACCGGCCTGCAAGTCTCGATGAACCTGCTGCGCCTGCTGCAATTGCCGTCGCTTAATGCCGCGCAAAAATCCCAGAGCGAGACCGATGACACCCGGCGCGTGGCGCTGTCAATGGCAATCCTGACCCAAGTACGGGTCGGTACTCTGCGCTATCAACTGGCGCGCCAGGAAGTGGAGTTCACCGAAGACAGCCTGCGGGTCGACCGCAGCCTGCTCGACTATGCCCAGGCGGCGAAAACCGGTGCACTGGGTTCCGAGCTCGAAGTGATCCGCTCCGAAGGCCGCTACCTGCTCTCGCGCTATCAGCGGGAGGCAGCATTCTCCAGTGCCCAGGCCGCATGGGGTCGCCTGTACAACTCCGTGGGCCTGGACGTCCTGCCGGAGGAAATTTCCAAGAACGACATCAAGACCCTATCCCGGGAAATCCAGCGCACATTGAACGAACAAGAGCAGCGACGCCTGCTCATCACTCAGCAAGGAACGCCGAATGCGCAAAACCGCCCTTGA
- a CDS encoding arylsulfatase gives MNRIRKWIPKLAFVAASVMAISATAGAAEKPNILVIFGDDIGQTNISAYSMGVVGYKTPNIDRIAKEGMMFTDYYAENSCTAGRSSFITGQTPLRTGLSKVGIPGAPVGLQKRDITIAQALKSQGYATGQFGKNHLGDKDEYLPTNHGFDEFFGNLYHLNAEEEPERPYWPKDDPEFVKATSPRGVIHSFADGKIEDTGALNKKRMETIDDETTAAAQAFIEKQAKADKPFFVWMNTTRMHAFTHVRDSMKGQSGMPGNDYADGMIEHDGDVGKLLKTLDDLKITDNTIVVYTTDNGPNQWSWPDAATTPFRNEKNSNWEGAYRVPAMIRWPGKIKPGEVSNELFSGLDWFPTLLAAAGDTDVTNKLLKGWAPTSGGTSFKVHLDGFNQLPYLTGQSPKGERKEFYYFNDDGVLVSMRFGNWKAVFCEQRAPGGFKVWSEPFVCLRVPKVFNLRMDPYERADIVSDQYYDWATKNVYLTEMAVGKAAAFLQTFIDYPPSQKPASFSVDQIRAAVDAKIAEKMKAAQ, from the coding sequence ATGAATCGCATACGCAAGTGGATACCGAAACTGGCCTTCGTGGCAGCTTCGGTTATGGCGATCTCGGCAACAGCCGGGGCCGCCGAAAAACCCAACATTTTGGTGATCTTCGGTGATGACATTGGCCAGACCAACATCAGTGCCTACTCGATGGGCGTGGTCGGCTACAAGACACCGAACATCGACCGAATTGCCAAAGAAGGCATGATGTTTACCGACTATTATGCGGAGAACAGTTGCACCGCTGGACGGTCTTCGTTTATCACTGGTCAGACGCCGCTGCGCACCGGCCTTTCGAAAGTCGGTATCCCAGGCGCTCCGGTGGGCCTGCAAAAGCGTGATATCACCATCGCCCAGGCGCTCAAGTCCCAAGGTTATGCCACCGGGCAGTTTGGTAAGAACCACTTGGGCGACAAGGACGAATACCTGCCGACAAATCATGGCTTCGACGAATTCTTTGGCAACCTGTATCACCTCAACGCAGAAGAAGAACCCGAACGTCCGTATTGGCCAAAAGATGACCCGGAATTCGTCAAGGCGACGTCCCCTCGCGGTGTGATCCACAGTTTTGCCGATGGCAAAATTGAGGACACCGGTGCGTTGAATAAGAAACGCATGGAAACCATCGACGACGAAACCACCGCCGCTGCGCAAGCCTTCATCGAGAAACAGGCGAAAGCGGACAAACCGTTTTTTGTTTGGATGAACACCACGCGAATGCATGCGTTCACCCACGTGCGTGATTCGATGAAGGGCCAGAGCGGCATGCCCGGCAATGATTACGCCGACGGCATGATCGAGCACGACGGTGATGTCGGTAAACTGCTGAAAACCCTCGATGACCTGAAAATCACCGACAACACTATCGTGGTTTACACCACCGACAACGGCCCTAACCAGTGGTCGTGGCCGGACGCGGCGACCACCCCGTTCCGTAACGAGAAAAACTCCAACTGGGAAGGCGCCTACCGTGTGCCAGCAATGATCCGCTGGCCGGGCAAGATCAAACCGGGTGAAGTCTCCAACGAGCTGTTCTCCGGTCTGGACTGGTTCCCGACACTGCTCGCCGCCGCAGGTGACACCGACGTCACCAACAAGCTGCTCAAAGGCTGGGCGCCGACTTCCGGCGGCACCAGCTTCAAAGTACACCTGGATGGCTTCAACCAACTGCCGTACCTGACCGGCCAAAGCCCAAAAGGTGAGCGTAAGGAGTTCTACTACTTCAACGACGATGGCGTGCTGGTGTCGATGCGTTTCGGCAACTGGAAAGCCGTGTTCTGCGAACAACGCGCACCGGGTGGTTTCAAGGTCTGGAGCGAACCGTTCGTATGCTTGCGCGTACCGAAAGTGTTCAACCTGCGCATGGATCCGTATGAGCGTGCTGATATCGTTTCCGACCAGTACTATGACTGGGCGACCAAAAACGTTTATCTGACTGAAATGGCAGTCGGTAAGGCCGCAGCGTTCCTGCAGACTTTCATCGATTATCCGCCAAGCCAAAAACCGGCCAGCTTCAGCGTGGATCAGATCCGTGCTGCGGTAGACGCCAAAATCGCTGAAAAAATGAAAGCTGCACAGTAA
- a CDS encoding HAD family hydrolase, with protein sequence MTNSTLQRHYHRMVFLLTLALSLPFLVQAAEPLPSWNDGPSKKQIIEFVQAVTDQGSKDFVKPEDRIAVFDNDGTLWSEQPMYFELLFALDEVKRNAAQHPEWKTTQPFKAVLENDHKALASAGMDGLLKIVGATHTGMTTETFDDYAKTWLSQSRHPKTGKPYTEMIFQPMLEMLDYLRSQDFKTYIVSGGDTAFMRAFAQKVYGIPPEQVIGTTFVTAFQFKNGKASILRTPKLAHNDDGPGKPESIDAVIGKRPILAFGNSDGDLQMLQWTAQGPGKSLMGLVHHTDAKREWAYDRKSDIGRLDKALDEAKNHDWTIVDMAFDWSRVYPFDLPPPEQAQ encoded by the coding sequence ATGACCAACTCGACATTACAACGCCATTATCACAGGATGGTTTTCCTGTTGACCTTGGCCTTGAGCCTGCCCTTTCTAGTACAGGCGGCCGAACCGTTGCCCTCCTGGAACGACGGCCCTTCGAAGAAACAGATCATCGAGTTCGTCCAGGCCGTGACCGACCAAGGCAGCAAGGACTTCGTCAAACCCGAAGACCGCATCGCTGTGTTCGACAATGACGGTACCCTGTGGAGCGAGCAGCCGATGTACTTCGAGTTGCTGTTCGCCCTCGATGAGGTCAAACGCAACGCGGCACAGCACCCGGAATGGAAAACCACCCAGCCGTTCAAGGCGGTGCTGGAAAACGATCACAAGGCACTGGCCTCTGCCGGCATGGACGGTTTGCTGAAGATTGTCGGCGCCACCCACACCGGCATGACCACCGAAACCTTTGATGATTATGCCAAAACCTGGCTCAGCCAATCCCGGCACCCGAAAACCGGCAAGCCCTACACCGAAATGATATTCCAGCCGATGCTGGAAATGCTCGATTACCTGCGCAGCCAGGACTTCAAGACCTATATCGTGTCCGGTGGCGATACCGCGTTCATGCGCGCCTTTGCACAAAAAGTCTATGGCATTCCACCGGAGCAGGTGATCGGTACGACGTTCGTCACCGCATTTCAGTTCAAGAACGGTAAGGCGTCGATCCTGCGCACGCCAAAACTGGCTCACAACGATGACGGCCCGGGCAAACCGGAAAGCATCGACGCGGTGATCGGCAAACGACCAATCCTGGCGTTCGGCAATTCCGACGGTGACCTGCAAATGCTGCAGTGGACTGCGCAAGGCCCGGGCAAAAGCCTCATGGGATTGGTGCATCACACCGACGCCAAGCGTGAATGGGCTTATGACCGAAAATCCGATATCGGTCGATTGGATAAGGCTCTAGATGAGGCAAAAAATCATGACTGGACTATCGTAGACATGGCGTTCGACTGGAGTCGGGTCTATCCCTTTGACCTCCCGCCCCCCGAGCAAGCGCAATAA
- a CDS encoding DUF1254 domain-containing protein — MHTEYAKTIARMAYVWGWPMVNQLNRSQTITKAPQPGLLGGILPVAPFGRLSMLHDYIEPSETFVTCPNQDVTYGLGFFSLDEHPVVAQVPDFGDRFWVYALYDQRTDQFGEVGKPYNTKPGFYLLVGPNWKGEKPEGIEGILRSPTALANAIPRVFMDDTPEDRVAIQEKLNQIVFYPLSEFDGKMKTVDWKKAPIIPNPNATSAKAGETHWVIPEKFFDELPQVLDMVPPLPGEEAMYAQFRQLMDAAAKDPAIKKVLVEVATQTEQEVIKPFFEWKHNGRPAGNGWNRSANNAQWGVDYFNRTGTSKSNMFDNRPTETQYYYTDFDGAGAQLNGSHGYEITFAKGEEPPVQGFWSLTLYNKQHLFSDNPLKRYSLGTKNKDLVRNADGSLTLYVGPTSPGKDKEANWLPSPKENISLYIRAYWGQQAILDGSWKPPVIKKIK, encoded by the coding sequence ATGCACACTGAGTATGCGAAGACTATTGCGCGCATGGCATATGTCTGGGGCTGGCCAATGGTGAACCAGCTCAACCGCAGCCAGACCATCACCAAGGCACCCCAGCCAGGCTTGCTGGGCGGCATCCTGCCGGTGGCGCCATTCGGCCGGCTGAGCATGTTGCATGACTACATCGAGCCGTCCGAAACCTTTGTCACCTGCCCGAACCAGGACGTGACTTACGGCCTGGGCTTTTTCTCACTAGACGAACATCCCGTCGTGGCCCAGGTGCCAGACTTCGGTGACCGGTTCTGGGTCTATGCGTTGTATGACCAGCGCACCGACCAGTTTGGCGAGGTGGGCAAACCCTACAACACCAAACCAGGTTTCTACTTGCTGGTAGGCCCTAACTGGAAGGGCGAAAAGCCCGAGGGGATTGAAGGGATTCTTCGTAGCCCGACTGCATTGGCCAACGCCATACCACGGGTGTTCATGGACGATACGCCTGAAGATCGAGTGGCCATCCAGGAAAAACTTAATCAGATCGTTTTCTACCCGCTTTCTGAATTCGACGGCAAGATGAAAACCGTCGACTGGAAGAAAGCGCCGATCATCCCAAATCCAAATGCCACGTCCGCCAAGGCGGGAGAAACCCATTGGGTTATCCCGGAGAAGTTTTTCGATGAGCTTCCGCAGGTATTAGACATGGTTCCGCCCCTGCCGGGAGAAGAGGCGATGTACGCACAGTTCCGCCAATTGATGGATGCCGCCGCGAAAGACCCGGCGATCAAAAAAGTGCTTGTGGAGGTGGCCACGCAAACCGAACAAGAGGTAATCAAGCCGTTCTTCGAGTGGAAACATAACGGTCGTCCGGCGGGCAATGGCTGGAACCGCTCAGCCAATAATGCACAGTGGGGAGTGGACTATTTCAATCGCACCGGAACATCCAAGTCGAACATGTTCGACAACCGTCCCACCGAGACCCAGTACTACTACACCGACTTCGATGGCGCCGGTGCCCAGCTCAATGGCAGCCATGGCTATGAAATCACGTTCGCCAAGGGCGAGGAACCACCAGTCCAAGGCTTCTGGTCGCTGACGCTATATAACAAACAACACCTGTTCAGCGACAACCCGCTCAAACGTTACTCTTTGGGCACCAAAAACAAAGATCTGGTGCGCAACGCCGATGGTTCGCTGACGCTGTATGTCGGGCCGACTTCACCGGGCAAGGACAAAGAAGCCAACTGGCTGCCTTCACCGAAAGAAAACATCTCGCTCTACATCCGCGCTTACTGGGGTCAACAGGCGATCCTTGATGGCAGCTGGAAGCCTCCGGTGATCAAGAAAATTAAATGA
- a CDS encoding DUF1254 domain-containing protein, whose product MALYQQRRFAVSALVAALLLVPSVYAADSAPASPLIKQLNNGNWLDPKEAESLRDELYYQRAIHAYMTMLPALNVIGLRDGSEKAFGSGYNVLPIWKQRMDSRAMVPTPNADVIYSMSYLDLKKTGPLVVKAPPNVIGMFTDFFQRTLTDVGAVGPDRARGGLYLILPPDYTGPVPSSYFAVKSRTYNVFLFFRTVMAKGEGKPDPAPAVKSAETTRVYPLWATEKDAKPMEFPDASGKALDMMYPTDNEYWNKLKAFVDYEPVEAIDPELRGVLASIGIIKGEPFKPTEQQQALLKKAVEMAPRMILANRQLGREDKRNLYYADRQYENTWAGGTAEWMQDSYLDVSQRANFFQFAYSSAPAMVMHTTGAGSKYPFTARDKDGKYLEGASTYKLRLPPNAPAALFWAVTAYNITDGTMPQTKQLMPSTNGYYDIPKQADGSIEIWFGPDKPADVADSAFIQTIPGRNFLVALRLYGAEDAFYDQTWKPDDVVKVK is encoded by the coding sequence ATGGCTTTATATCAGCAACGGAGATTCGCCGTCTCGGCACTGGTCGCAGCTTTGCTACTGGTGCCAAGCGTTTACGCGGCAGACAGCGCACCAGCTTCACCACTGATCAAACAACTTAACAATGGCAATTGGCTCGATCCGAAAGAGGCCGAATCCCTGCGTGACGAGCTGTACTACCAGCGCGCAATTCACGCGTACATGACCATGCTGCCTGCACTCAATGTCATTGGCTTGCGTGACGGATCGGAGAAAGCATTCGGAAGTGGCTACAACGTGCTGCCAATTTGGAAGCAGCGTATGGACTCTCGTGCCATGGTGCCGACGCCGAATGCTGACGTGATCTATTCCATGAGCTATCTGGATCTGAAGAAAACCGGGCCGCTGGTGGTCAAGGCGCCACCTAACGTCATCGGCATGTTCACCGACTTCTTCCAGCGCACGCTCACCGACGTCGGTGCTGTGGGGCCAGACCGCGCGCGGGGTGGTCTGTACTTGATTTTGCCACCGGACTACACCGGGCCTGTGCCGTCCAGCTATTTTGCCGTCAAGTCGCGCACCTATAACGTGTTCCTGTTTTTTCGCACCGTCATGGCCAAGGGTGAGGGAAAGCCTGACCCGGCACCTGCGGTCAAGTCTGCCGAGACCACACGCGTCTACCCACTGTGGGCAACGGAGAAGGATGCCAAGCCCATGGAGTTCCCCGACGCCAGCGGCAAGGCGTTGGACATGATGTATCCGACGGACAACGAGTATTGGAATAAGTTGAAGGCGTTTGTCGACTATGAGCCGGTAGAGGCGATTGATCCTGAGTTACGGGGAGTGCTGGCCTCCATCGGTATCATCAAGGGCGAGCCGTTCAAGCCAACCGAGCAGCAGCAGGCCCTGCTGAAAAAGGCGGTCGAGATGGCGCCTCGAATGATCCTGGCTAACCGCCAGTTAGGGCGTGAGGACAAGCGTAATCTCTACTATGCGGATCGCCAGTACGAGAACACCTGGGCAGGCGGCACGGCGGAGTGGATGCAGGACAGTTACCTGGACGTGAGCCAGCGCGCCAACTTCTTCCAGTTCGCCTATTCGTCGGCACCGGCGATGGTGATGCACACCACTGGCGCCGGTTCCAAATACCCGTTCACCGCTCGCGACAAGGACGGGAAATACCTGGAAGGTGCCAGCACCTATAAACTGCGTTTGCCGCCGAATGCCCCGGCTGCGCTGTTCTGGGCCGTCACGGCCTACAACATCACCGACGGCACCATGCCGCAGACCAAACAGCTGATGCCCTCTACCAATGGTTATTACGACATTCCCAAGCAGGCGGACGGCTCCATCGAAATCTGGTTCGGGCCGGACAAGCCTGCTGATGTCGCGGACTCCGCGTTCATCCAGACCATTCCCGGTCGTAACTTCCTGGTTGCCTTGCGTCTCTATGGCGCGGAAGACGCGTTCTATGACCAAACCTGGAAGCCGGACGATGTCGTCAAGGTGAAATAA